The following DNA comes from Buttiauxella agrestis.
GATGCCCTCGCATTGATTACTCACCGTGGCAATTCACAGTTCCGTGGTCGCCAACTGGTTGAGAAAATGCAAGAGCTGATCCCGCGTCAGCAATTTGATATTGCGATTCAGGCGGCTATCGGCGCACACATTATTGCGCGTTCTACCGTTAAACAATTGCGTAAAAACGTTCTGGCAAAATGCTACGGCGGTGACGTAAGCCGTAAGAAAAAGCTGTTGCAGAAACAGAAGGACGGTAAGAAGCGTATGAAGCAAGTCGGTAACGTCGAACTGCCTCAGGAAGCGTTCCTCGCCATTCTGCATGTCGGCAAAGACAGCAAATAAATTAAGGAGTTGGCATGGCGAATATGTTTGCGCTAATCCTCGTGATAGCGACGCTGGTGACGGGTATTTTATGGTGCATTGATAAATTTATCTTTGCGCCAAAACGTCGGGAAAAACAGGCGGCAGCGCAAGCTGCCACGGGTGATGCGCTTGATGGCAAAACGCTCAAAAAAGTCGGACCGAAACCAGGTTGGTTAGAAACGGGGGCATCCGTATTCCCTGTGCTCGCGATAGTTCTGATTGTGCGTTCATTTATTTATGAACCCTTCCAGATACCATCCGGCTCCATGATGCCAACGCTTTTAATCGGCGATTTTATTCTGGTAGAGAAATTTGCCTATGGCATTAAAGATCCTATTTACCAGAATACGCTCATTGAAACCGGTCATCCAAAACGCGGCGATATTGTGGTGTTCAAATATCCACAAGATCCGCGTCTTGATTACATCAAGCGTGCTGTCGGTTTACCGGGCGATCGTGTCAGTTACGATCCTGTGGCAAAAGAAGTCACTGTTCAGCCAAATTGCAGTTCAGGCCAGGCCTGTGACAACGCGTTGCCAATTACTTACAGCAATGTAGAACCCAGTGATTTTGTGCAGACATTTGCACGCCGCAACGGCAGTGAAGCAAACTCTGGTTTCTTCCAGTTGCCACAGAACCAAACCAAAGAAAATGGTATTCGTCTTTCCGAGCGCAAAGAAACTTTGGGCGATGTGACTCACAATATTCTGACCGTGCCAATTGCGCAGGATCAGCTGGGTATGTATTACCAGCAACCGGGCCAACAACTGGCGACCTGGATTGTTCCACCGGGCCATTATTTCATGATGGGTGATAACCGCGATAACAGCGCTGATAGCCGTTATTGGGGCTTTGTTCCTGAGGCAAATCTGGTCGGTAAAGCGACCGCAATCTGGATGAGTTTCGAGAAACAAGAAGGTGAATGGCCAACGGGTGTTCGTTTAAGCCGTATAGGCGGAATTCATTGATCAATTAAATCCATTCAGATAACGACTTTCCACGTCGTTATCTATAGAATATCCCCCCGTATTAAGGTTGGCTCCTCTCTGAGGAGCCACGGCAAACGAAACAGCGTTGGTTCTCTTTTTCAGGTCTGTTCCGTGTGCTGAATAATTGACGCATTCATTAATTGGTATCGCATGAACCCCATCGTAATTAATAGGCTGCAGCGTAAGCTGGGCTACACTTTTGTACATCAGGATCTGTTGCAGCAGGCATTAACGCATCGCAGTGCCAGCAGCAAACACAATGAGCGTCTGGAATTTCTGGGTGACTCCATTCTTAGCTATGTTATTGCAAACGCGCTTTACCATCGTTTTCCACGCGTAGACGAAGGTGATATGAGCCGTATGCGTGCGACGCTGGTGCGTGGCAATACGTTGGCAGAAATAGCCCGCGAATTTGAGTTAGGTGAATGTCTGCGTCTTGGGCCGGGTGAATTAAAAAGTGGTGGATTCCGCCGCGAATCCATTCTGGCCGATACCGTAGAAGCCTTAATTGGTGGCGTTTTCCTCGACAGCGACATCCAGAATGTTGAGCGTTTAATTCTTTCCTGGTATCAATCTCGTCTGGATGAAATTAGCCCAGGCGATAAGCAAAAAGACCCTAAGACGCGTCTGCAAGAGTATTTGCAGGGTCGCCACTTGCCACTGCCATCTTATTTGGTGGTGCAGGTTCGTGGTGAAGCGCACGATCAGGAATTTACCATTCACTGTCAGGTGAGTGGCCTGCCTGAGCCGGTGATTGGCACCGGTTCAAGCCGCCGTAAAGCGGAACAGGCTGCAGCTGAGCAGGCGCTTATCAAGCTGGAGCTGGAATAATGAGCGAAGAACAAACCTTTTGCGGATTCGTGGCCATCGTTGGTCGCCCTAATGTCGGCAAATCCACGCTGCTAAACCAGTTGCTTGGGCAAAAAATTTCTATCACTTCCCGTAAAGCGCAGACCACCCGTCACCGCATTATGGGTATCCATACCGAAGGCCCGTATCAGGCAATTTACGTCGATACCCCAGGGCTGCATATGGAAGAAAAGCGCGCTATCAACCGCCTGATGAACAAAGCTGCGAGCAGCTCCATCGGTGATGTTGAGCTGGTTATTTTCGTCGTTGAAGGGACTAAGTGGACCGCAGACGATGAAATGGTGCTTAACAAACTGCGTGACGCGCGCGCGCCGGTGATTCTGGCAGTGAACAAAGTCGATAACGTGCAAGATAAAGGCATTCTGTTGCCGCATCTGCAATTCCTCGGTAGCCAGATGAACTTCCTCGATATCGTGCCCATTTCTGCGGAAAACGGCATGAACGTAGATACGATTGCGAGCATCGTTCGCAAACGTCTGCCAGAAGCGACTCATCACTTCCCTGAAGAGTACGTTACAGACCGTTCACAGCGTTTCATGGCCTCTGAAATCATCCGTGAAAAACTGATGCGTTTCCTTGGCGCGGAATTACCCTATTCCGTTACCGTTGAAATTGAACAGTTTGTCTCTAATGCTCGCGGTGGTTTTGACATCAATGGTTTGATTCTGGTTGAACGTGAAGGCCAGAAGAAAATGGTGATTGGCAACAAAGGCGCCAAAATCAAAACCATCGGTATCGAAGCGCGTAAAGACATGGAAGAGATGTTTGAAGCGAAAATTCACCTGGAGCTGTGGGTGAAGGTGAAATCCGGTTGGGCAGATGACGAACGCGCACTGCGTAGCCTGGGTTATACCGACGATCTGAAGTAATAATATGGAAGGCTGGCAACGGGCTTTTGTCCTGCATAGTCGCCCCTGGAGCGAAACCAGCCTTCTGCTTGACCTCTTTTCAGAAGAGTCAGGGCGCGTTCGTTTAATTGCGAAAGGCGCTCGTTCTCGGCGTTCAAACCTCAAAGGGACACTCCAGCCCTTCACTCCATTGCTGGTTCGCTGGGGTGGACGTGGTGAAGTTAAAACACTGCGTAGCGCCGAAGCTGTCTCGCTGGCACTTCCTCTGAGTGGTATTACGCTTTACAGCGGCCTGTACGTGAATGAACTGGTTTCACGCGTGCTTGAAGATGAAACCCGTTTCTCTGAATTATTCTTCGATTATCTCCATTGTATTCAGGCTTTAGCCGGAACCAGCGGTTCTCCTGAACCGGCATTGCGTCGTTTTGAGTTAGCGCTGCTCGGACATCTGGGTTACGGCGTAGATTTCCTGCATTGCGCCGGTAGCGGCGAAGAAGTCAGCGATACCATGACTTATCGCTATCGTGAAGAGAAAGGCTTTATCGCAAGCCTTGTGGTGGATAACCGCACCTTCACTGGCCACGAGTTGAAGGCGCTTGCTAACCGTGAGTTTCCAGATTTAGCCAGTTTGCGCGCTGCCAAACGTTTTACCCGCATAGCGTTAAAACCCTATCTGGGCGGAAAGCCCCTCAAAAGCCGCGAATTGTTCCGCCAGTTTGTGCCTAAAAAACCACCACTCAAATCACCTCAAGACCCGCAATAACGCCTGGGCGTAGCCATGCTTTCCTTCTCAGGTGTAAACTGCCGGAACTCAAACCGTTCTGACCTCGAGGATTGTCATGGCTGAATTACTTTTAGGCGTCAACATCGATCACATCGCAACTTTGCGTAACGCACGTGGCACGGCATATCCTGATCCTGTACAGGCCGCATTCATTTGCGAGCAAGCTGGTGCGGACGGTATTACGGTTCACCTGCGTGAAGATCGCCGCCATATCACCGATCGCGATGTCCGCATTCTGCGCCAGACCCTCGATACGCGCATGAACCTCGAAATGGCAGTCACCGAGGAGATGATTGGTATTGCCTGCGAAACTAAACCTCATTTCTGCTGCCTGGTGCCGGAAAAACGCCAGGAAGTCACCACCGAAGGCGGGCTGGATGTCGCCGGTCAACTGGATAAAATGCGCGATGCCTGCAAACGCCTCGCGGATGCTGGAATTCTGGTTTCTCTGTTTATTGATGCTGACCACGCGCAAATTGATGCTGCTGTGGCCGTTGGCGCGCCATATATCGAAATTCATACCGGCTGCTATGCGGATGCGCAAGACGAAGTGACTCAAGCCAAAGAACTGGCTCGTATCGCAGAAGCGGCAACTTACGCAGCGGGAAAAGGGCTGAAAGTGAATGCCGGACACGGTCTGACTTACCACAACGTAAAAGCCATTGCCCGCCTGCCAGAAATGCACGAGCTGAATATCGGCCATGCGATTATTGGCCGTGCGGTAATGAGTGGTTTGAAAGAAGCGGTGGCAGAAATGAAACGCCTGATGCAGGAAGCGCGTAGCTAATGGCGATTCTTGGCCTTGGCACAGACATTGTTGAGATAGCGCGCATTGAAAGCGTTATCTCACGCTCGGGTGACCGACTGGCGAAGCGTGTGCTGAGTGCCAACGAATGGCTGCAATACCAGGCGCACCAGCAACCGGTGCGCTTTTTGGCAAAACGTTTTGCGGTAAAAGAAGCGGCGGCAAAAGCGTTTGGCACCGGTATTCGCAACGGTCTGGCGTTTAATCAGTTTGAAGTGTTCAACGACCCGTTAGGTAAACCGCAACTGCGATTCTGGGAAGAGGCCGAGCGAGTCGCGCAAAGAATGGGTGTGCGCTCAGTGCACGTTACGCTTGCCGATGAACGGCACTATGCGTGTGCGACGGTGATCATAGAAAACTAGAGTTTGTCGGCGTGATGCATCTGGACAAACTTGTCCCACAGCTGCTCTTCATTTTCGATATGCGCGGGATCGCTGATGATGGTATTCGGGATAGGACACACTTTCTGGCACGTAGGTGTTTCGTAATGACCCACGCACTCAGTGCAGCGATCGGTGTTGATCTCATAAATGCTATCCCCCATGGAAATGGCCTCGTTCGGGCACTCCGGCTCGCACATATCGCAGTTGATACATTTTTTAGTGATAAGTAGCGCCATGGGAAAATCTCGATAACAACAGAAACAGGGCGGGCATTATACGCCCAATCCTCGATCAAACCAGTTTTTTTACCAGCGCTTCACTATGACGAATGCGTTCTGGTGCGTGTTCCAGATCCCGTTGAACCAGGGCCATAAACAGCAAATCGGTTAGCATCATCTGTGCGCTTGTGGAGGAGATAGCCGCGCTACGCGTCGCCTGCTCTTCGGCGATGGTGTACAAGCAAAGCGAGGCTCGTTGCTGCAACGCATTTGGCGTGAAGCCGGTAATCGCGAGGATTTTTGCACCTGCACGCAGAGTTTCATCTGCGGCGAGATTTATCTCACGCCGTTCACCAGAATAGGAAATAGCCAGCAATACGTCGTCGGTACTTGAAGCTTGAGCGGTAGCCAGCAGCGCGTGCATATCTTGTTCCGCGACCGCATTAATGCCAATTTTCATCAGCTTCCAGGCAAAATTCTTGGCGACCAGACCGGATGCACCTATCCCCACCAACAAGACACGCCGCGCATTACGCAACATATTCACACTGGCAAGCAGCTTTTCTTCGCTATTGATATCAAGCGTGGCATGCATCGCTGCCATATTGTCTTTAATTAGCTTTTCACCGACCAGACGCAGCGGATCATCACCAAGAATCAAATTATGAACCGGTACAGATTGTGGATCCTGGCCGCTTGCCAACGCTTCGCTGATGGCGAGTTTAAGGGCAGGGAAGCCTTTAAAGCCCAGTTTTTGGGAAAACTTCACCACACTTGATTGGCTTACACCGGCTTCAGCCGCAAGCTGCTGCGAGCTTAAATGACGGGCGTGATCGGGTTTTTCCAGCAGAAAGTCGGCCAGTTTACGGTCACTCTGTGCCAGGGTTGAGTAGCGGCTTCGGATTCGCAGTAAACAGTTCATTTCCTCTCCAGTGTGCCGGGTCAAATACCTGAGCGGCCCAATAATAACGTAAATTCACTCGCCTGAATTAATTGTATATTCCATTATTATGAAACCTGAAGGAATTAATTATTCAAAGGTGGCGGAAAAGTCCGGCTCACAGGTTCGCGAAAGCCAATACTCGCAATCTTTGCTGTCCGTTACCGGAAAAGTGATGGTCTATCTGTTAGGCTTTCTGATAGCTGTCATCGCTAGTGTGATATTTACGGGATAACGATCCAGAGGAGTAACGTTTGGCAACTCAGAGTGAGCGTCGGGTAGTCTTTTTTGATTTAGATGGCACGCTGCATCAGCAGGATATGTTCGGCAGCTTCTTGCGCTATCTGTTGCGCCATCTGCCCCTCAATCTGTTACTTGTCATTCCGCTTTTGCCGGTGATAGGAGGGGCGTTGCTGATTAAAGGACGCGCCGCTCGTTGGCCGATGAGCCTGTTATTGTGGGGAGCAACCTTTGGTCATAGCGAAACACGCCTCAAACAGCTGGAAACGAACTTTGTGACCTGGTTTCGTGGGCGCGTCACCGCCTTTCCGATAGTCCAGCAGCGTCTGACGGATTATCTGACCAGTTCAGATGCCGATGTCTGGTTAATCACAGGCTCGCCGCAACCGCTTGTTCAGCAGGTTTATTTCGACACGCCGTGGCTACCGAAAGTTAAGCTAATTGCCAGCCAGATTGAACGCTCTCATGGAGGGTGGGTGCTCACATTGCGCTGCCTTGGGCATGAGAAAGTGGCGCAACTGGAACAAAAAATTGGCACGCCGCTACAGCTTTATAGTGGTTACAGCGACAGCAACCAGGATAACCCGCTGCTCTATTTTTGCCAGCACCGCTGGCGGGTTACACCGCTTGGACAGTTGCAGCAACTGGAATAATACCCTTCATACTTCAAGTTATAGGTGCGTTGAGTGTGTATAATGCGCGCCCGAATATAGCCGTGCCCGGAGAATCCCTTGTCAGAAAGTGAATTTACCCATGAATACTGGATGCGTCATGCATTAGTACTTGCTCGTCGTGCATGGGATGAAGGTGAAGTTCCGGTCGGGGCGGTGCTGGTTCATAACAACCAGGTGATAGGCGAAGGCTGGAATCGCCCGATTGGCCGACACGATCCCACGGCTCATGCTGAAATCATGGCGCTTCGTCAGGGTGGTGTTGTTTTGCAAAACTACCGTCTGCTGGACACTACACTTTATGTCACCCTCGAGCCATGCGTTATGTGTGCTGGAGCCATGGTTCACGGGCGTATAGGCAACCTGGTATTTG
Coding sequences within:
- the lepB gene encoding signal peptidase I; translated protein: MANMFALILVIATLVTGILWCIDKFIFAPKRREKQAAAQAATGDALDGKTLKKVGPKPGWLETGASVFPVLAIVLIVRSFIYEPFQIPSGSMMPTLLIGDFILVEKFAYGIKDPIYQNTLIETGHPKRGDIVVFKYPQDPRLDYIKRAVGLPGDRVSYDPVAKEVTVQPNCSSGQACDNALPITYSNVEPSDFVQTFARRNGSEANSGFFQLPQNQTKENGIRLSERKETLGDVTHNILTVPIAQDQLGMYYQQPGQQLATWIVPPGHYFMMGDNRDNSADSRYWGFVPEANLVGKATAIWMSFEKQEGEWPTGVRLSRIGGIH
- the rnc gene encoding ribonuclease III; protein product: MNPIVINRLQRKLGYTFVHQDLLQQALTHRSASSKHNERLEFLGDSILSYVIANALYHRFPRVDEGDMSRMRATLVRGNTLAEIAREFELGECLRLGPGELKSGGFRRESILADTVEALIGGVFLDSDIQNVERLILSWYQSRLDEISPGDKQKDPKTRLQEYLQGRHLPLPSYLVVQVRGEAHDQEFTIHCQVSGLPEPVIGTGSSRRKAEQAAAEQALIKLELE
- the era gene encoding GTPase Era is translated as MSEEQTFCGFVAIVGRPNVGKSTLLNQLLGQKISITSRKAQTTRHRIMGIHTEGPYQAIYVDTPGLHMEEKRAINRLMNKAASSSIGDVELVIFVVEGTKWTADDEMVLNKLRDARAPVILAVNKVDNVQDKGILLPHLQFLGSQMNFLDIVPISAENGMNVDTIASIVRKRLPEATHHFPEEYVTDRSQRFMASEIIREKLMRFLGAELPYSVTVEIEQFVSNARGGFDINGLILVEREGQKKMVIGNKGAKIKTIGIEARKDMEEMFEAKIHLELWVKVKSGWADDERALRSLGYTDDLK
- the recO gene encoding DNA repair protein RecO, with the protein product MEGWQRAFVLHSRPWSETSLLLDLFSEESGRVRLIAKGARSRRSNLKGTLQPFTPLLVRWGGRGEVKTLRSAEAVSLALPLSGITLYSGLYVNELVSRVLEDETRFSELFFDYLHCIQALAGTSGSPEPALRRFELALLGHLGYGVDFLHCAGSGEEVSDTMTYRYREEKGFIASLVVDNRTFTGHELKALANREFPDLASLRAAKRFTRIALKPYLGGKPLKSRELFRQFVPKKPPLKSPQDPQ
- the pdxJ gene encoding pyridoxine 5'-phosphate synthase — encoded protein: MAELLLGVNIDHIATLRNARGTAYPDPVQAAFICEQAGADGITVHLREDRRHITDRDVRILRQTLDTRMNLEMAVTEEMIGIACETKPHFCCLVPEKRQEVTTEGGLDVAGQLDKMRDACKRLADAGILVSLFIDADHAQIDAAVAVGAPYIEIHTGCYADAQDEVTQAKELARIAEAATYAAGKGLKVNAGHGLTYHNVKAIARLPEMHELNIGHAIIGRAVMSGLKEAVAEMKRLMQEARS
- the acpS gene encoding holo-ACP synthase, with the protein product MAILGLGTDIVEIARIESVISRSGDRLAKRVLSANEWLQYQAHQQPVRFLAKRFAVKEAAAKAFGTGIRNGLAFNQFEVFNDPLGKPQLRFWEEAERVAQRMGVRSVHVTLADERHYACATVIIEN
- a CDS encoding YfhL family 4Fe-4S dicluster ferredoxin; this translates as MALLITKKCINCDMCEPECPNEAISMGDSIYEINTDRCTECVGHYETPTCQKVCPIPNTIISDPAHIENEEQLWDKFVQMHHADKL
- a CDS encoding MurR/RpiR family transcriptional regulator, whose amino-acid sequence is MNCLLRIRSRYSTLAQSDRKLADFLLEKPDHARHLSSQQLAAEAGVSQSSVVKFSQKLGFKGFPALKLAISEALASGQDPQSVPVHNLILGDDPLRLVGEKLIKDNMAAMHATLDINSEEKLLASVNMLRNARRVLLVGIGASGLVAKNFAWKLMKIGINAVAEQDMHALLATAQASSTDDVLLAISYSGERREINLAADETLRAGAKILAITGFTPNALQQRASLCLYTIAEEQATRSAAISSTSAQMMLTDLLFMALVQRDLEHAPERIRHSEALVKKLV
- the yfhb gene encoding phosphatidylglycerophosphatase C yields the protein MATQSERRVVFFDLDGTLHQQDMFGSFLRYLLRHLPLNLLLVIPLLPVIGGALLIKGRAARWPMSLLLWGATFGHSETRLKQLETNFVTWFRGRVTAFPIVQQRLTDYLTSSDADVWLITGSPQPLVQQVYFDTPWLPKVKLIASQIERSHGGWVLTLRCLGHEKVAQLEQKIGTPLQLYSGYSDSNQDNPLLYFCQHRWRVTPLGQLQQLE
- the tadA gene encoding tRNA adenosine(34) deaminase TadA, with the protein product MRHALVLARRAWDEGEVPVGAVLVHNNQVIGEGWNRPIGRHDPTAHAEIMALRQGGVVLQNYRLLDTTLYVTLEPCVMCAGAMVHGRIGNLVFGARDAKTGAIGSLMDVLRHPGMNHQVTVTEGVLAEECSAMLSDFFRARRLEKKALKEKARSGE